The sequence TATGATCCATAACATGCAGAAAATTCCTATTTCATGGACTATGTTTTACGCAAaagaactctatgccaaatgacgaatattaatttcttgttgCCCCCACCCCAAATAAAATGGACCGTATAGCCACCCCTTAATTCTTGTTGCCCCCACCCCAATTGCACTAGTAAATAGCGAACACATGGTTAGGTAAACGAATCGAGCTAACTCTCGAACTTTTTGAGtcattttgataaatatttgcTTTGTATTCGAATTTATCGAACTCGAGTAGAACTCGAACAAGTCCAAATTTTTTCGAGCCGAACTAGaaccaaaattattttgtgcGACAGTTCGTGAGACGCTCATGAgccttgatattttattaatataatataattatatatattaaatatatatacatttcgaGCTTTCAGATGTTTTGAGCTTTCAAACCTTACCATCCGATCAATAATTCGAATAGCTCGCGAATAAGCTCGAAGatttcgagccgaactcgagcTTACTTCCGAGCTGAACTCGagccaaaaaattaaaaaatttcgagcttcgaatcgagctcgaattCGAATATACATAATTTGATCAGAATTCGAgtcttaaatttttattaatattagattCGATTCAGTTTGTTTATACTCCTACCATGGCCCTCCCAATTTCTGACCCCACCCTTAGGCGAcacttatatgttttttttttacctcaATATCTAATTCGTCTTGTTCatatccatatttttccaataaTTTCTCCATATCgaattcaaactcaaaatcaatagcATATACATCCTCTTTATTTTATACAAATTGATTGAAAAGTATGTCGAAAAatcgtttttaatttttttaaaaatatttaaaaataaaatatatattacattagGTGGCCACCTAGGCTACTTAGGCGGACGATTTTGTTTACAGTGTCCAGAAACTTCATCTTTCTAAAAATCGGTGTGTTGAGCGACCTCCTAGCGCCTAAACGGTCCTAGGCTAGACGACGCCATTTAGGACACTATTTTTTTTCAATCGAAACACTGTTGTAAGGAAATCACATTGTTGAGTCCTTTCATTTTGTACGtagaattaaatttttttattccaaatttcTATAGAATTTTACCATGTTGATAGATACATACGTGCCATAAAATTCAtgataaacatacatgtgaatAAAACGCCTAATAACTCAAAATAAGGTGATTGTTTGGAATAACATGAACCCTAATTTCTTCGTGGTCGAACTTGGAAACCTCAATCTCCTCTCGGATTGTAATATCCACCGCCGGATCAGATTCGTCGGAAGAAACCGGGTGAATCTCCGAAGTTGCTGTTGCAATGGACTTGACTGTAGTCGGTAATGTCTCTTCTTGACCTTTCGGGGTGTAGTTCTTGTATATCACATATAATATCACTTGAAGCACTCCAAAAATGAACCCCAATACATTTGGAACCTACaagtataaaaaatatatggtaaaagaaaattttaaagtatgacatctaatataataatttaaatggaCTCATTAAATATGATCGATCGAGTTTTTATAACTGTTGGTTCCTGTTTAGGTTCGAcccttgatttttttaaaaaaatttaattaaaaagaattttaactaattaaaaagagtaggtctcttgtgagacggtctcacgaatctttatctgtgagatgggtcaatcttaccgatattcacaataaaaagtaatactcttagcataaaagtaatagtactttttcatggatgacccaaataagagatccgtctcacaaaatgcgacccgtgagaccgtctcacacaaatttttgtcaattaAAAATGGGATCTtcccaattaattaataaataaataatagttcTCAAAGAAATAATAAAGTTACCGTGATATAGAAGTCTCTGAGGAGTAAACCATAGGAAAACCACATCACAGCATTCAACAATAAGGCCAATGTCAATGTGATCGGTAGAAACTCCACACTTTTTGTTCGAACTACTTGCTTCTGCTCACATGcagtaataaaataataaacaaatattcttttataaaaaatacacacacatatatacatatatatgtttcGCTATGTTACCCATCAATCGTGCCCACTTTCGAGGTGACACTATCATATTGGatgtacaattttgatatgtttcatcACATCTAATAGTTGAGTATCACATCCCATCACCGAGATTAACATGGTTGGTGAGCaacatagaaaaatatatatatatgagaaaaTTGTCTTCATATAGAGATATATACCATGACGCTTAAGGGTGCAATGTAGACACTTGCAGATAATGCAACGGCTA comes from Primulina huaijiensis isolate GDHJ02 chromosome 5, ASM1229523v2, whole genome shotgun sequence and encodes:
- the LOC140977462 gene encoding bidirectional sugar transporter SWEET14-like, which encodes MGAFAVHHPLVFAFGILGNLVAFMVYLAPLPTFYGIFKKKSTEGFQSVPYVVSLLSSILWIYYGITKSNIILLITINSFGCLIEAIYIAIFITYAPKKAKIITLKLLVLLNLVGFGCVVILTQFLVKGSERVQVIGWVAVALSASVYIAPLSVMKQVVRTKSVEFLPITLTLALLLNAVMWFSYGLLLRDFYITVPNVLGFIFGVLQVILYVIYKNYTPKGQEETLPTTVKSIATATSEIHPVSSDESDPAVDITIREEIEVSKFDHEEIRVHVIPNNHLILSY